A window of Phycisphaerae bacterium contains these coding sequences:
- a CDS encoding sugar phosphate isomerase/epimerase, which produces MAKYNFKIGIMLDSLRLPVDEALAEAHRLGAEGIQVYCVGGDLHPDRLTGQARQDFLAKVRDNGLVISAWCGELGGFVVDRPEAEHRVSETLKFLELTAATGIKVLTAHVGSFRGQPQDKVDNCRWALEQVGKRAEKLGVTFATETGAEPADELRTFLDDLGQPGLGVNYDPANLVMKGWDHLEGVKVLRDYVVHTHAKDGLFGQGKEVALGDGDVDFPGWVANLNAIGFHGFLAIEREVGENPSADIARAIGFLQKLRSGK; this is translated from the coding sequence ATGGCCAAGTATAATTTCAAAATCGGGATCATGCTGGATTCGTTGCGGCTGCCGGTTGACGAGGCTTTAGCTGAAGCCCACCGCCTCGGAGCCGAGGGCATCCAGGTTTACTGCGTCGGCGGCGACCTGCACCCGGACCGGCTGACCGGCCAGGCCCGCCAGGACTTCCTGGCCAAGGTCCGCGACAACGGCTTGGTCATCTCCGCCTGGTGCGGTGAACTGGGCGGCTTCGTGGTCGATCGGCCTGAAGCCGAACACCGCGTCAGCGAGACCCTCAAGTTCCTCGAACTGACCGCCGCCACGGGTATCAAGGTCCTGACCGCCCACGTCGGCTCGTTCCGCGGTCAGCCGCAGGACAAGGTGGACAACTGCCGCTGGGCCCTCGAACAGGTGGGCAAGCGGGCCGAAAAGCTCGGCGTCACCTTCGCCACCGAGACCGGGGCCGAACCCGCCGACGAACTGCGGACTTTCCTCGACGACCTGGGCCAGCCCGGCCTCGGCGTCAACTACGACCCGGCCAACCTGGTCATGAAGGGATGGGACCACCTCGAAGGCGTCAAGGTCCTCCGTGACTACGTCGTCCATACCCACGCCAAGGACGGCCTGTTCGGCCAGGGCAAGGAAGTGGCCCTCGGCGACGGCGACGTGGATTTCCCCGGCTGGGTCGCCAATCTCAACGCGATCGGCTTCCACGGCTTCCTCGCCATCGAACGCGAAGTTGGCGAGAACCCCTCAGCCGACATCGCCCGGGCCATCGGCTTCCTGCAGAAACTCCGCTCGGGCAAGTAG